The Neovison vison isolate M4711 chromosome 10, ASM_NN_V1, whole genome shotgun sequence genome has a segment encoding these proteins:
- the LOC122918733 gene encoding complement receptor type 2-like isoform X2 produces MGAAGLLCVFLAVIAPGVLGISCGPPPPIKNGRNSYSSGPIYLNTVVRYSCVGNFRLIGERSLFCISKDQVKGIWDKAAPVCELYNRNSFCSEPIVPGGYRDKKSRPPYRHGDSVTFTCNTNFTMKGNKSVWCQANKTWGPTPLPTCESDFPQECPPLPAISNGSHTGEGFGPFAPGLSVTYSCEPGYLLVGEKTIRCLSSGKWNAVIPTCKEAECEPPGPFLNGRIKSPPSLRVGATVNFDCNEGYRLQGQPSSQCVIVGQQASWTRMPECKEILCPPPPSILNGRPIGSSSGNIPYGSTVTYTCDPDPEKGVSYNLIGKKTIHCITNSQKTGIWSDPAPSCELSSSAVQCPPPQILRGQISSGQKEQYSYNDTVVFSCSHGFTLKGNKAIRCTAQGTWEPLAPVCEKECQAPPKILNGQKEDGHMVRFDPGTSIKYSCNPGYVLVGKESIRCTSEGVWTPTAPQCKVAECEPIEEPVFNKPQDQFIRPDVNPSCDEGYRLGGSVYQKCQGAIPWFMENRLCEEITCPPPPAISDGTHTGSSSEYVPYGTTVTYTCNPGPESGVEFNLIGKSTIHCTSNDQERGIWSGSAPVCKLSLPAVQCVPAQVENGYKTSGKEAPYFYNDSVTFKCYHEFTLKGSSQIRCKADGTWDPEIPVCEKEAPCQPVREDFQEPPIHSHVIPVNTSCQDGYQLTGHTYQKCQDAENRIWFQKIPLCKVIHCQPPPTIDNGRPRGVMAEPFLYGNEVSYECDQGFFLLGEKNIRCLSDSDGHGFWTKPLPKCLKSPPVIHCPSPEVKHGYQLNKTRSSYSHNDTIYVACNPGFIMNGSHVIKCHTNNKWVPGVPTCIRKAFLGCQPPLKIPNGNHTGGDTARFSPGMSVLYSCDQGYLLVGEALLLCTHEGTWSQSAPYCKEVNCSSPEYMNGIQKGLEPGKMYQYGAVVTLVCEEGYTLEGSPQSQCQDDQGWNPPLAVCKSPASLAPLLSGLSAGSVLLVFLIGVTLCTILKHRERNYYTNQIPKEGDLHLETREVYSIDPYNPAS; encoded by the exons GGATTTCTTGTGGCCCTCCTCCTCCTATCAAAAATGGTCGGAATAGTTATTCTTCTGGTCCCATATATCTTAACACTGTGGTAAGGTACTCTTGTGTAGGTAACTTCCGCCTCATTGGAGAAAGAAGCCTTTTTTGTATAAGTAAAGACCAAGTGAAAGGAATCTGGGATAAAGCTGCTCCTGTATGTGAATTGTATAATAGAAATTCTTTCTGCTCTGAGCCGATAGTACCAGGAGGATACAGAGATAAAAAATCTAGACCACCATACAGACATGGTGATTCTGTGACATTTACCTGTAATACCAACTTCACcatgaaaggaaataaatctgTTTGGTGCCAAGCAAATAAAACCTGGGGGCCAACACCACTACCCACCTGTGAGAGTg ATTTCCCCCAGGAGTGTCCACCGCTTCCTGCCATCTCCAATGGATCTCACACAGGGGAGGGGTTTGGCCCCTTTGCCCCAGGATTATCTGTGACTTATAGCTGTGAACCTGGTTACTTGCTTGTTGGAGAAAAGACCATTAGATGTTTGTCTTCAGGAAAGTGGAATGCTGTTATTCCCACATGTAAAG AGGCAGAGTGTGAACCCCCAGGACCATTTCTCAATGGACGGATAAAGAGCCCTCCAAGTCTTCGGGTCGGTGCAACTGTGAACTTTGACTGTAATGAAGG GTATCGGTTACAAGGCCAACCTTCCAGTCAATGTGTAATTGTTGGACAGCAGGCTTCTTGGACCAGGATGCCAGAATGCAAAG AAATTCTGTGCCCGCCACCTCCTTCTATTCTCAATGGAAGACCTATAGGAAGCTCTTCAGGGAATATTCCATATGGAAGCACAGTCACTTATACTTGTGACCCAGACCCAGAGAAAGGAGTGAGCTACAACCTTATTGGGAAGAAGACTATCCATTGTATCACCAACAGTCAGAAGACTGGGATCTGGAGTGACCCTGCCCCAAGCTGTGAACTTTCTAGTTCTGCTGTTCAGTGTCCACCTCCCCAGATCCTAAGAGGCCAAATATCATCTGGGCAGAAAGAACAATATTCCTATAATGACACTGTGGTATTTTCTTGCTCACATGGCTTCACCCTGAAAGGCAACAAGGCAATCCGATGTACTGCCCAAGGCACATGGGAGCCATTGGCACCAGTCTGTGAAAAGG agtGCCAAGCACCTCCTAAAATCCTCAACGGGCAGAAGGAAGATGGACACATGGTCCGCTTTGACCCAGGAACATCTATAAAGTACAGCTGTAACCCTGGCTATGTGCTCGTGGGGAAAGAATCCATCCGTTGCACCTCTGAGGGGGTGTGGACACCCACTGCCCCCCAATGCAAAG TGGCAGAGTGTGAACCTATAGAAGAGCCAGTCTTTAACAAACCACAGGATCAATTTATTAGACCAGATGTTAACCCTTCTTGTGACGAAGG GTACCGGTTAGGTGGGAGTGTTTATCAGAAGTGCCAAGGTGCAATTCCTTGGTTTATGGAGAATCGCCTATGTGAAG AAATCACCTGCCCACCGCCTCCTGCCATCTCTGATGGGACACATACAGGGAGTTCCTCAGAATATGTTCCATACGGAACCACGGTCACCTACACATGCAACCCTGGGCCAGAGAGCGGAGTGGAATTCAACCTCATTGGGAAGAGTACCATCCATTGTACAAGCAATGACCAAGAGAGGGGCATCTGGAGTGGCTCTGCTCCTGTCTGCAAACTTTCCCTCCCTGCTGTTCAGTGTGTACCTGCCCAGGTGGAAAATGGATACAAGACATCTGGGAAGGAAGCCCCATACTTCTATAATGACAGTGTGACATTCAAGTGTTATCATGAATTTACTTTGAAGGGCAGCAGTCAGATTCGTTGCAAAGCTGATGGCACCTGGGATCCTGAAATACCAGTTTGTGAAAAAG AAGCACCATGTCAACCTGTGAGAGAAGATTTTCAAGAACCTCCCATTCATTCACATGTGATACCAGTTAATACATCCTGTCAAGACGG GTACCAGTTGACCGGACATACTTATCAGAAGTGTCAAGATGCTGAGAATAGGATTTGGTTCCAAAAGATTCCACTTTGTAAAG TAATTCACTGTCAGCCTCCACCCACAATTGACAATGGAAGGCCCAGGGGCGTGATGGCAGAACCTTTTCTATATGGAAATGAAGTCTCTTATGAATGTGACCAAGGATTCTTTCTTCTGGGAGAGAAAAATATACGATGCCTAAGTGATTCTGATGGACACGGATTTTGGACTAAACCTCTCCCAAAGTGCTTAAAATCTCCTCCTGTAATTCACTGCCCTAGCCCAGAAGTCAAACATGGGTACCAGCTCAACAAAACTCGTTCTTCATATTCCCACAATGATACAATATATGTCGCCTGCAATCCTGGCTTCATCATGAACGGCAGTCACGTGATTAAATGTCATACCAATAACAAATGGGTGCCAGGTGTACCGACTTGTATCAGAAAGG CTTTCTTAGGATGTCAACCTCCACTTAAGATACCCAATGGAAATCATACTGGTGGAGATACAGCTCGATTCTCTCCTGGAATGTCAGTCCTGTACAGCTGTGACCAAGGCTACCTGCTTGTGGGAGAGGCACTCCTTCTTTGCACACATGAGGGAACCTGGAGCCAATCGGCCCCTTATTGTAAAG AGGTAAACTGTAGCTCCCCAGAGTATATGAATGGAATCCAGAAGGGTCTGGAGCCTGGGAAAATGTATCAGTATGGTGCAGTCGTCACTCTGGTGTGTGAAGAGGGGTATACCCTGGAAGGCAGTCCCCAGAGCCAGTGTCAGGACGATCAGGGATGGAACCCGCCCCTGGCTGTCTGCAAATCACCAG CCTCACTTGCTCCTCTTCTTAGTG GTCTTTCTGCAGGTTCGGTACTTCTTGTATTCTTGATTGGTGTCACCTTATGCACAATATTAAAACACAGAGAACG CAATTATTATACAAATCAAATCCCTAAAGAAGGAGATCTTCATTTAGAAACACGGGAAGTATACTCTATTGATCCATACAACCCAGCAAGCTGA
- the LOC122918733 gene encoding complement receptor type 2-like isoform X1 gives MGAAGLLCVFLAVIAPGVLGISCGPPPPIKNGRNSYSSGPIYLNTVVRYSCVGNFRLIGERSLFCISKDQVKGIWDKAAPVCELYNRNSFCSEPIVPGGYRDKKSRPPYRHGDSVTFTCNTNFTMKGNKSVWCQANKTWGPTPLPTCESDFPQECPPLPAISNGSHTGEGFGPFAPGLSVTYSCEPGYLLVGEKTIRCLSSGKWNAVIPTCKEAECEPPGPFLNGRIKSPPSLRVGATVNFDCNEGYRLQGQPSSQCVIVGQQASWTRMPECKEILCPPPPSILNGRPIGSSSGNIPYGSTVTYTCDPDPEKGVSYNLIGKKTIHCITNSQKTGIWSDPAPSCELSSSAVQCPPPQILRGQISSGQKEQYSYNDTVVFSCSHGFTLKGNKAIRCTAQGTWEPLAPVCEKECQAPPKILNGQKEDGHMVRFDPGTSIKYSCNPGYVLVGKESIRCTSEGVWTPTAPQCKVAECEPIEEPVFNKPQDQFIRPDVNPSCDEGYRLGGSVYQKCQGAIPWFMENRLCEEITCPPPPAISDGTHTGSSSEYVPYGTTVTYTCNPGPESGVEFNLIGKSTIHCTSNDQERGIWSGSAPVCKLSLPAVQCVPAQVENGYKTSGKEAPYFYNDSVTFKCYHEFTLKGSSQIRCKADGTWDPEIPVCEKGCQPPVGLHHGRHTGGNRVLFVSGMAVDYTCDPGYLLVGNKSIHCMPSGNWSPSPPRCEEAPCQPVREDFQEPPIHSHVIPVNTSCQDGYQLTGHTYQKCQDAENRIWFQKIPLCKVIHCQPPPTIDNGRPRGVMAEPFLYGNEVSYECDQGFFLLGEKNIRCLSDSDGHGFWTKPLPKCLKSPPVIHCPSPEVKHGYQLNKTRSSYSHNDTIYVACNPGFIMNGSHVIKCHTNNKWVPGVPTCIRKAFLGCQPPLKIPNGNHTGGDTARFSPGMSVLYSCDQGYLLVGEALLLCTHEGTWSQSAPYCKEVNCSSPEYMNGIQKGLEPGKMYQYGAVVTLVCEEGYTLEGSPQSQCQDDQGWNPPLAVCKSPASLAPLLSGLSAGSVLLVFLIGVTLCTILKHRERNYYTNQIPKEGDLHLETREVYSIDPYNPAS, from the exons GGATTTCTTGTGGCCCTCCTCCTCCTATCAAAAATGGTCGGAATAGTTATTCTTCTGGTCCCATATATCTTAACACTGTGGTAAGGTACTCTTGTGTAGGTAACTTCCGCCTCATTGGAGAAAGAAGCCTTTTTTGTATAAGTAAAGACCAAGTGAAAGGAATCTGGGATAAAGCTGCTCCTGTATGTGAATTGTATAATAGAAATTCTTTCTGCTCTGAGCCGATAGTACCAGGAGGATACAGAGATAAAAAATCTAGACCACCATACAGACATGGTGATTCTGTGACATTTACCTGTAATACCAACTTCACcatgaaaggaaataaatctgTTTGGTGCCAAGCAAATAAAACCTGGGGGCCAACACCACTACCCACCTGTGAGAGTg ATTTCCCCCAGGAGTGTCCACCGCTTCCTGCCATCTCCAATGGATCTCACACAGGGGAGGGGTTTGGCCCCTTTGCCCCAGGATTATCTGTGACTTATAGCTGTGAACCTGGTTACTTGCTTGTTGGAGAAAAGACCATTAGATGTTTGTCTTCAGGAAAGTGGAATGCTGTTATTCCCACATGTAAAG AGGCAGAGTGTGAACCCCCAGGACCATTTCTCAATGGACGGATAAAGAGCCCTCCAAGTCTTCGGGTCGGTGCAACTGTGAACTTTGACTGTAATGAAGG GTATCGGTTACAAGGCCAACCTTCCAGTCAATGTGTAATTGTTGGACAGCAGGCTTCTTGGACCAGGATGCCAGAATGCAAAG AAATTCTGTGCCCGCCACCTCCTTCTATTCTCAATGGAAGACCTATAGGAAGCTCTTCAGGGAATATTCCATATGGAAGCACAGTCACTTATACTTGTGACCCAGACCCAGAGAAAGGAGTGAGCTACAACCTTATTGGGAAGAAGACTATCCATTGTATCACCAACAGTCAGAAGACTGGGATCTGGAGTGACCCTGCCCCAAGCTGTGAACTTTCTAGTTCTGCTGTTCAGTGTCCACCTCCCCAGATCCTAAGAGGCCAAATATCATCTGGGCAGAAAGAACAATATTCCTATAATGACACTGTGGTATTTTCTTGCTCACATGGCTTCACCCTGAAAGGCAACAAGGCAATCCGATGTACTGCCCAAGGCACATGGGAGCCATTGGCACCAGTCTGTGAAAAGG agtGCCAAGCACCTCCTAAAATCCTCAACGGGCAGAAGGAAGATGGACACATGGTCCGCTTTGACCCAGGAACATCTATAAAGTACAGCTGTAACCCTGGCTATGTGCTCGTGGGGAAAGAATCCATCCGTTGCACCTCTGAGGGGGTGTGGACACCCACTGCCCCCCAATGCAAAG TGGCAGAGTGTGAACCTATAGAAGAGCCAGTCTTTAACAAACCACAGGATCAATTTATTAGACCAGATGTTAACCCTTCTTGTGACGAAGG GTACCGGTTAGGTGGGAGTGTTTATCAGAAGTGCCAAGGTGCAATTCCTTGGTTTATGGAGAATCGCCTATGTGAAG AAATCACCTGCCCACCGCCTCCTGCCATCTCTGATGGGACACATACAGGGAGTTCCTCAGAATATGTTCCATACGGAACCACGGTCACCTACACATGCAACCCTGGGCCAGAGAGCGGAGTGGAATTCAACCTCATTGGGAAGAGTACCATCCATTGTACAAGCAATGACCAAGAGAGGGGCATCTGGAGTGGCTCTGCTCCTGTCTGCAAACTTTCCCTCCCTGCTGTTCAGTGTGTACCTGCCCAGGTGGAAAATGGATACAAGACATCTGGGAAGGAAGCCCCATACTTCTATAATGACAGTGTGACATTCAAGTGTTATCATGAATTTACTTTGAAGGGCAGCAGTCAGATTCGTTGCAAAGCTGATGGCACCTGGGATCCTGAAATACCAGTTTGTGAAAAAG GCTGCCAGCCACCTGTTGGGCTCCATCATGGTCGGCATACAGGTGGAAATAGGGTCCTCTTTGTCTCTGGGATGGCTGTAGACTACACCTGTGACCCTGGCTACTTGCTTGTGGGAAACAAATCCATTCACTGTATGCCTTCAGGAAATTGGAGTCCTTCTCCCCCTCGGTGTGAAG AAGCACCATGTCAACCTGTGAGAGAAGATTTTCAAGAACCTCCCATTCATTCACATGTGATACCAGTTAATACATCCTGTCAAGACGG GTACCAGTTGACCGGACATACTTATCAGAAGTGTCAAGATGCTGAGAATAGGATTTGGTTCCAAAAGATTCCACTTTGTAAAG TAATTCACTGTCAGCCTCCACCCACAATTGACAATGGAAGGCCCAGGGGCGTGATGGCAGAACCTTTTCTATATGGAAATGAAGTCTCTTATGAATGTGACCAAGGATTCTTTCTTCTGGGAGAGAAAAATATACGATGCCTAAGTGATTCTGATGGACACGGATTTTGGACTAAACCTCTCCCAAAGTGCTTAAAATCTCCTCCTGTAATTCACTGCCCTAGCCCAGAAGTCAAACATGGGTACCAGCTCAACAAAACTCGTTCTTCATATTCCCACAATGATACAATATATGTCGCCTGCAATCCTGGCTTCATCATGAACGGCAGTCACGTGATTAAATGTCATACCAATAACAAATGGGTGCCAGGTGTACCGACTTGTATCAGAAAGG CTTTCTTAGGATGTCAACCTCCACTTAAGATACCCAATGGAAATCATACTGGTGGAGATACAGCTCGATTCTCTCCTGGAATGTCAGTCCTGTACAGCTGTGACCAAGGCTACCTGCTTGTGGGAGAGGCACTCCTTCTTTGCACACATGAGGGAACCTGGAGCCAATCGGCCCCTTATTGTAAAG AGGTAAACTGTAGCTCCCCAGAGTATATGAATGGAATCCAGAAGGGTCTGGAGCCTGGGAAAATGTATCAGTATGGTGCAGTCGTCACTCTGGTGTGTGAAGAGGGGTATACCCTGGAAGGCAGTCCCCAGAGCCAGTGTCAGGACGATCAGGGATGGAACCCGCCCCTGGCTGTCTGCAAATCACCAG CCTCACTTGCTCCTCTTCTTAGTG GTCTTTCTGCAGGTTCGGTACTTCTTGTATTCTTGATTGGTGTCACCTTATGCACAATATTAAAACACAGAGAACG CAATTATTATACAAATCAAATCCCTAAAGAAGGAGATCTTCATTTAGAAACACGGGAAGTATACTCTATTGATCCATACAACCCAGCAAGCTGA